CGATCATGGCACCCACTCCAGGTGTCACTGTTCCAACAAGCAAGTACCGCTGTCAGTATCGGGAGAAAGCCATCATCGCACAGCCTGGTAAACCTAAAACCCTGGCGGCGCCTTGGGATGATCATATGGGACGAGTGGCGCATGTACTCTCTCGGGCTGTACGAGCTTCCCCGGATGGAAGCAGTGCCGACTCCTGATGGTGGGTTGCTCGACGCACCGCAAACCAATTTAAGAGGGCTACAGATATCGTCAGTCGATTATGTTTCTAGATGGCTGGCGCTGATTGGGGAATAGCGACCTCAAAAGATATAGGTCGTGGCATAATTGACCCATGTATCTAGAATCCCCTTCGAAGAGATGAATCCCTAACAAATTTATCAGCATTCTTTAATCTCTTATGTGTTCACAAACCACAAAAATTGTTTTACATCGTTAAGGCTATCGTATATGAAGTTCCTGTTCTTATATGGTGGCTACTTGAGGACCCGCTAGCAGCATTGTACAGAATAAGATTTGCAGCCACCCTTTTTGACTGATTTCCTTTTGATCAGTCAAAACATCATAGGGCACTTGGTCACAAGGCCGTCAGTTCTGCTTTTATGTTAGCCGCATCTTATGCCTTTGCGGTCCAGTCCTCCTGAGCCATGCTGAGGAagctggtgttggtgatcACAATGTTAGCTTTAACGTTATGTGTTTGAAAATAAACTTAGATTGGCCTCGCTTAAGGCTTTCTTGGGCTTATCTAGATGAATAGATGAGTGATGTCCGGCTTtatgttgatgttgagacCCACTGATAGACCGCGGTTGATCAACGGGACGGTCCGATGTTCTTTTGACTAGTCAGTTTCCTATATTTCCCAAAATACGGTCGCCTAAGgtctttaattaattatccCATAGCTTCCTGTGAGCAACGACCGTAAATAAGCAAGCTGAGTACGGAGGCGATACTGATGTAGCTTGAGACTAGTCCCGATCGGGCGAGCTGTCTCAGTGCAGACTCGAGATTCCCAGCCATCGCATTTCAACCCACCAGCTCACCGATGGCGgaattttctttccttcccctgGTCGTGGCCAGATTTAACTATTCATTTCATTATTCCATCCATTGGGCCTGCTGGATATTTGGGCTACTTTTGTGTTCAGGCTTGGTTACTGATTTAGGCACATATCGAGAAGCTTAGGCGCATTCCAGCCATCGGTATGAAACATTTACACTTCCCCGTTTATCGATTTTAGACCAGACAAGAACACCGTTAACTTGTCTACAGATCGGCAAAATGTTATTTACACCTTTATTAATCGGCGCTGCCTCAATCGCTGCCCGGGTATCAGCAAACACAGAATCGAACCAGCAACGCAATGGCGAACCCCAAGCTGTGTCACCCAAAAAGCCCGTAGGTATACGGAAGATGAGCAATGACTCAGGAGAAAAGTTCTTCATGCACTACTGGCActttgaggaggatgacaATGTTGCAAACACGACAGACGCGCAGGACAACACCTCACACACCGAAATTGAACGCAGCTCAATCCTGCCTCGCGAGTACTATTTCCAGCCGCCGCTTTTTGAGCACTCTGCACCGCTTGCTCCGCGGGACTTTCAGTGTCCTGCGGGAACGGAGGCGTGTACGTCTATTGACCGATCGGATATCTGCTGCGGTACGGACGAGACGTGCGTGCCGGTTGAGGATACCGGGTCTGGGGACGTGGGCTGTTGTCCGGCAGGCCAGGACTGTTCAGGGACGATTGGCTCTTGCTGGGAGGGATACACTACCTGTCCATCTTCACTTGGAGGGGGGTGCTGCTTTCCTGGCTACGAGTGTGTCGATGGGGGTTGTAAGTACCTAAACCTTTTCGCCTACGAGAACGAAAGGAAGGGTCTAACGTAAAATACCAGGCTCTCATGTCGTCACTGTAACACTGACCTTTTCCTCGACGACTCTGACGACTACATCGACTGAAACGATTTCCGCGACGAGCACCACTTCGACCACCACCTCAGAGCCCACTACCACAAGCAGCACGTCGTCAACAGGGGATCTGTCTCCGCCCGATAGACCAACAAGTTCAACTACAAGCACAAGCTCCGAAACCGAATCATCCTGTCCAACAGGCTTCTACGCATGCTCCGCAGTCTATCACGGCGGATGTTGTCAGACAGGCCGAGACTGCGATACTACCTCGTGCCCGGCTGTACCATCGACAACGATTGTGAGCAATGGCCAAACCATTGTGGCTGCTGAGCCGACGTCAACAGCAGACGACAGTGAAGAGAGTGGTCCAAAGGAATGTGCGAGTGGCTGGTTTAGCTGCGCAGATACTGTCGGCGGCGGGTGCTGCCCAACCGGATATGCGTGCGGATCGAGCTGTACGGCAGTGCCGACTGCGTCGACGACGGGGACGGTGGATAAAGTGGCGCCGACAGTCGAGTCGATGGCTGGAGTTGTGAGGGTTAACTGGGCGTTGTGGGCTATGTTGACTGCGATGATGCTATAATATGAATTGATGATAAACAAACGAATTAGATGAATTAGATGAGTGAATGATAATGATAAACAAGGAATGCAAGTCCCGATCGAACGCGGGGAGCGTGGGGAATGGTTTATCCCCGAACAGGCAGGCTTTTCCGAGGCCTTAACCGAGTGCAGCGGCGGGTGAACATTTCAACACTGACTGACACTGGCAAGTCGGCGTCTCTCCGGCCCGTCCTCGCCCACTCCAAATCGTCCCGGCCTTCTCCTCACATCTCCTCTCTTTTCTCCTCGTCTCGTCTTCTCGTcgttctctctttctctttctccatcCCCCTCTCCACTCCCAAATTCACAATGTCGAGCGGCAACGCCCAGGCGCCCCTCCCCTTCGGGTACCAGTTCGTCGCTGGTGCCGTCGCCGGTGTGTCGGAGGTAAGTGGGCTGATCTGATCATCGGTTAAATTGAATTGGAGCTGACTGACCGCGTGACTCAGATTCTGGTTATGTACGATCTCTCCTTGTCGCTTCGCTTTTGAACGCAAATAAGGCTATCTCGGTTATGAAACGCTCGCTAACAGCTAATTCAGGTACCCATTGGATGTTGTCAAGACCCGAGTGTATGTCCCCGCGAATCCACACCAATTGAGCCTCATCTGACACTCTAGACAGTCAACTGCAGCAaggcgctggcgctgctggtgAGGAAGGATACAATGGCATGTTCGACTGCTTCCGCAAGATCATCCGCAATGAAGGGTATGTCCCCGCCGCTCCCCTCAACCCTATAAACAAATACTGAAATCACCCTAGTGCCTCCCGTCTCTACCGTGGTATCTCCGCCCCCATCCTCATGGAGGCACCCAAGCGCGCGACCAAATTCGCCGCCAACGACTCATGGGGCGCCTTCTACCGCAACctcttcggcgtcgagaagCAAAACCAGTCCCTCGCCATCCTAACCGGTGCTACCGCCGGAGCAACCGAATCCTTCGTTGTCGTCCCCTTCGAACTCGTCAAAATCCGTCTGCAAGACCGCGCCTCCGCCGGAAAATACAACGGCATGCTCGACGTCGTCCGCAAGATCGTCGCCGCCGAGGGTCCCCTCGCCCTGTACAACGGCCTCGAGAGCACATTATGGCGCCACATCCTCTGGAACTCCGGCTACTTCGGCTGTATCTTCCAAGTGCGCGCGCAGATTCCGGCGCCCGAACCAGGCAACAAGGCCCAGCAGACCCGCAACGACCTGATCGCGGGTTCCATCGGAGGAACGGCCGGTACGATCCTCAACACGCCCATGGACGTCGTCAAGTCGCGCATCCAGAACAGCCCCAAGGTCGCGGGCCAGACGCCCAAGTATAACTGGGCCTGGCCTGCCGTGGCCACGGTCATGAAGGAGGAAGGGTTCGCGGCGCTGTACAAGGGCTTCACGCCCAAGGTTCTGCGACTGGGTCCTGGCGGTGGAATCCTGCTCGTTGTGTTTACGGGAGTCATGGACTTCTTTAGGAAGATGAGGGGGGAGGCTGTCTAGATTAAATCTAACCTGTCTGTTTATCTAACTTACAAAAAACTTGGGTTCCGTTCGTTCGTTCGCTCTTCATTTCATTTCGTTTCATTTCGTTTCATCTGCGCGGGACTTTGGATCGGATGGTTCATAGATTGTGCCatagaaaagaaagagagataCACACAATTTCATATCTTGTATATGTATAGGTATGTTTCACCTGGGTTACGATTCATAATAAGCATCTTCTCTCCACGGCTTCCCAACCAACTGCTCTTATACATTCTGAGCAGTGGGAAGAAGCGACGGAGAGAAGGGCTAACTTAGCTACACTCACATTCGAAATTCAATCAAAACCagtcaatcaatcaatcaatcaagcCCACAGATAATGCGGACCAAGTCATGCAACGCTGTATGAATATTcaaaactaatatataacatCACACGTGTATTCCGAGATACTGGGCGAAAGCGGACAGAAAGaagtaaagtaaagtaaaAGTAAAGTATTAGGGCGacgggaagagaagagacAAGAGTTCAACAAAACAGGAAAAGGGTATCGATGGAGCAAGCAAAAGCCAGTACAGAATATAACCCAGGTGAAAAGCAGTCTGAAAATACCTGGGTAAACCAGgtgagcaggagcagaaCGAAAGAGAGGTTGGTTCACAAAAGATAAGCGGTGCTAGGACAAAAAAACCTTCGTAGGGTAGGGTAAGTAGGGCATGCTGTGTTCTGCGCGCAATACAAACAGGTAAAACAAACAAGATACATAACACGATGAGACAGGAACAGAAGAGCTCTACATAGACGCAGCATACAAATGCAGAGCAAACAGAACCAGACACAAAATTCCATATATCACTCCTGCGTACGCCGGTCAACCACCACATCCGTTGACGCCATGTATGCAACAATTATGACGCGTAATCATAAGAAAATCACAGTTCAAGCAGCAATCGAATAGCCTAGTTCATCTCCATGACGTattcgtcttcctccttgaaGCTCATGCCGGCATGCCCAGAGGTGTTCCAGTACTGTGCCTGACCGGCATTGTTGGAGCCGCTGAATGGAGGGCTCAGGCTTTGGGGGCTCAAGGCACCATTTGACGATGCATCGCCAGCGATATTGGTGTGCTTGGGAACGCGCAGCCCGGAACCGGGTGCACGGCTATATTGGAATGAGCTTGGGTCGTTCTTCTCAATGGCGTCCAGGATTTCGGTGCGCAtccgcttctcctcctcggttTGTTCAAACGGCCAGGTTCCTCCAAGGCTGCTGATCAACTCGGCAAGCTCGGCTTCCTGTTGAATCTTCACATGCAGAGCCCACATAAGATCTCTCGTCCAACCGACAGCGCCGTTGAGGATGTCTCCCTTGTTTGGtcccttctctttctcttcgatcGGGAGACCCATAGTGATATTTCCGGCAGCGCGCCGACCTGTCCCACCGGCCAAAAGGGAAGTGGCCGCGTTGGGGGTACCTCCCGGTCCAGGAAGGGTAGAGTTGTTGACAAGCTGTTTGCGGACCTTGTCATCTTCCAGACGGTGCTGGGGTACTAGGTGAGAAAGATCTTGGATGCGCTCGTTGATGTTGTCGCGTCGGCGACGTTCAACCAGGTTGTGGGAGGCCCTTCTACGTCGGCGCTTGGCTTCCTGGGATTCCATGTCTTGGCCACCTCCAGGCAAGTGAGCATCAACCTTGGCCGGCAAGGAAGCATGCTTTCCTGACTTGAGGATTTCCGAGATGGCCGCCGcatgatgagatggatggcctggggatgagatgggAGACTCAGCATATGATTGCGCACTTCCGGGCGTGCCATCCCATTGGTTTGAGAGAGTTTTCTGGTGGCGGTGTTGTAAGCCTGTTCGAATTGGCTGAGAAGGGAAACTTCCGGATTCTGGAGTCCCGAGCGCCAAGCCACCCATGGCGGGAGTCTTGGGAGTCATAGGGCTGCGGGCATCCATCGATGCCCGGTCCATTGCCTGCATACTCGGTCGAGCCTTGCCATTGAGGTAGCTTTGCTCCAGGTGGGAGCCAGCGCTCTGGATATGAGAAGAATTCAACTGTCCTTGGTTCACTCCGCGGAAGTGGTCATAGTTAAAGCTGCTCTGCATGAACGGGCTGTGTATGGGTCCACCCTCTGGAGTGTTCGAGTACATCTGCGACATCTGACTGGGATGACTCATAGCGATGCCTGCGCTAGATGGGTGATCCTGCATGTAATTCTGTTGAACGCCATTCTGTCCGTTAATTTCCAAATCCAACAACTCATCCGTATCGATTCCGGAGTTCCCGAAGTTGAAGCTGGACGACATGTTCTGCTGGTTTCCGAATCCGAAGTTTCCCATAAATCCACCGTTCTGCATTGTCAGGTCCGAGGGGTCGATCCCTTCATTAGGGTTCCCGAATTGGTTATGCATGGAATATCCGGATTGCGACATCATGAAAGGGTTCTGGTCACTGTTGGGTTCGTCAGGCTCAGTCTTAATGAACATTCTTGCTTCAGTCATGGTGTGTATCCAGACTGAGCAGGCCTTCAATTTGAAGTCGGTCGGTTCTTATCCACGGGGAGCCCTTACGGTCCAGAAACCAAAAAAGAGAAACGATCTCAGTTATAAATACCGAGTCAACGTGCGTGGCGGGGGAAAAAAGGGGGAGGTATGTTGTAGATTGCAAGGTTGAGTGCCCCTCGCTTCGGTATGACGATGTAAGCTGACTAGGGCGGGAAGTGACGATGCCTAGTCTGGCAGGAAATAGAGTGTTCGAAAAGGCGAAATGTGACTAACGCGAATTTGTGTCTTTATCTTGTTAATTCAAACTTGTCCAAGGGCATATCAATAAAGGAATTGCAATTCTGAGCCCGACTCGGTAGACAAAGAAGTGCATGGATGTCGAGGCTAGGGACAAGGGTTTACCAACCAAGGGGGAGATTATTGTCGGATGAGCAAAGCGATGATTCGGGGAAGAGGtgcgaagatgaagaggatgaaaaaaaaatggcTCGGAGCGAAGAAATGAGTTGTGGCCAGGAGATGTGGTTTGGGAGCGGACGAGTCAGTGGACGAGTCAGGTCAAAAGCGACTCCTATCGTGAGTGGATTTCAGATTCCGATAGGCCGGGCGCTCGATCGTGAGCCACGCAAGAGCTGAATAATCGGTCTAAAAGGCCCGGTGTGAGCGACGGCGGGAATGCGCCAAAAGAAATGTTGCGAACGAAACGagagcagaaaaagaaaagaagcgaCAAAATTGAACTGCGACAAGCAACTAGTGTCAGAGAGGGCGTGAGAATGAACCCAGGCGGCGTGGCCGTAAGCGAAGAGGAGTTGGGACCGTGGGGACGggggcagtggcagtggcagtggcagagaGGCGGGGTGGCACTGGAATGTCTCCTTGACAGCCTGGAGGTGCGGTGAGCGCTGCAGCCGGCTGCGAGTTGCGAGTTGCGAGTTGCGACAGAGACGACGTGACGATGTGGAAGACAGCGACGGTGACAGGTAATATACTCCGTTTCAAGGGATGGAGATCCTGGAGGTAGCGTGGGGGGCAGTCGATCGATTTGGCTGCGACAGAGAGGCGGTGGCAGTTGAGTCGAGCTGAAACAGCGGAGAGATCGAGGCACGGGCGGTCGCGGCCGGCAGTATCCAGTAAAACAGACTATGAGTCCAACTGTCCACTGCAGTCATTCGCAGGCATTTATTTATATGCCCGCTCAGACTCCGCCCTCGGCCCAACCACAATTGCCCTCCGCGCTGGGGCCCAGGAGCTGTCTTTCTGGGCAAATTGGATCGTCGAATAAGCGCCTCCCGCGAACTGTTGCCCCCGAGGGCGCGATCCAAACCCCGCTGCGAGGGGCATGCACTATGCGGTCACTCACAGTTGTCGTGAATCAATTCGCGGCGCAACAATCCGGGGCGCAGCTCCCTCTGAACCAGCGACAAGTGAACGCCGTTTTCACCCGCTCACGGCCCTGTTGCCTCACAATTCATTGACGGAACTGTGTACGTAATACTCCGTCCCATCCCTGAAGGCAATCATTCAGGGTCTCGAGTTCCTTTCGGCCCAAGCAAGGGTTGGGTTGcccctcatcctctcctcgcACGAGTGCTAGTGCGACAGGAATGGAAAATGCGAAAACACGAATCACGAAACACAAAACACGAAACTAACAAATGAACTCACCGGAAATGTCAAAATGGTGTTGATACGAGGGTTCAGGTTCTTCTATCTGTTTCGAAGTACAATGTCAGCGTCTGTGCCCTAAAAAGGTAGGTTCACCCGGGCTATGGTCCATGGAAACAAGTCAAGTCAGATCAGCCTGTCGCATATGGCGAGAAAGCCCCAGTAGCGACCTGACAGTAGAAGGAAGCAAGTGAGGAACCAGTCCTCGGAGGGCTTTGACGTCGGATACACCAAGCGAACAACAGGCATCAGCAAACCATACTTACATTCGAACAGGCAGAGAGCTCGAGGAAGCTCAAGCTGAATAACAGGTGCTCACTATGCCACTCTTGAGCGACAAAGAGACGAAGAGGTCAGGTGTATGAAAATGTCGGATCTCTCAAAAGTCCAACAAAACGGGCGAAGAATACGCGGGAAGGATAGCATAGCCGTCTTGCTGTTAAGAGCTTGAGAGGGAAACGGAGCAAAGGAGAAATGGCATGCAGGTCAAAGCGacgggggttgttggggtcTTTATAAGCGCCTCTGAGACAGCCACACTACGGAGCCTCTCATTTGATATACATACCACTGCACCAGTCATGCATGGCGTCGATCGTCAACTGGTGACGCTTAATAGGGCTAACTACCATGAATTACGCGCGTTATTCGTTTCCCAGCAAGGACAGCGACAGAAAAGGCCAGAAACAAAAGGTGAAGGGGGTGGCAGTGAAGCTAGCAAGAAAGCTATGCGAACATGGAGGGTGTCAAGATGGACCACTGGGAAGAGTTGACGAGGGCAACGAGGGCCCGTGGTTggtcgatggcgatggtgtaGAGACAGAAAGGGTCAGATACGTCCGTCCAAGGTTAGGATTCACGCACCCACCAAGGAGGGTGGTACATGCagaggggaggaggagaataaCATCCTCTCTGCGCATCCCATGAACAGGCCCAGGTACTACTAAACTACTATATTTGTCACCTGTTGCTTTCCTGAGGCGACATCATGACTCACTTCGTGTcagcctttttcttcttacTTCCCCCCCCGCAcaccctctttcttttccgtGCTGGCTCGAAAACTTGCTCTGGCACCCCAGGAGCATCAGTTGCCTGGTCGGGCAAAGTCCAAACATACCGTTCCCTCCCTGATCATCCCGACGCTACGGTGAGTGACCAGCGAACGTGAGAGCCCGAAGGTATTCCAGACAGAGGGCTTGGACATGACATCATGGGCTTTCTTTTACGAGTTTATGGTAAAGTAAAAATGAAAAATGAAaaatgaaaaagaaaaaatgaaaaaaagaaaaaggtaAAAAGTGAATTGCTGACCACCGCTTCAGTCCTGACATACCGGACCAGACGGATATCAAGGAAAAGCAGAGCCATGTGGAAGACTAGGAGCAGGCTGCATTAGGAAGCAGGAAGGAGAACAGCGCCCGTCATTTGTCCACAAGCGCAACTAGAGCAACAGATCGACAAGTGCTGGAAGCAACACCCGACAAACGTCGCTGGTGAGAACTGCGGCCACTACTCCATGCGACAGGCGTTTACGTAGGAGGGGGTGCGCTatttcatcatcatcatcatcatccccagGCCGTCCGAGCGTCGCGTCTCAAGCTGAACACAGACTCTGCACACAAAGCGGTCCGTGGGTCTGCAGTGTGCAGCATGTCTTCTCCCGATAAACGTTGCGGCCAGGCAACAGTCTTGATAGGTAGAGCAACGAGTGTGGCGCAGTAGACTGCCGACGTATCTGATCCAGATCCTACACCGCGCTTTCGAAGCCTGTAGAGTTAGCTTCTTCCTTGAATTCGGCGCCTGCGATCATTTCCTGTTCGGCGATAGGGGATTTGAAATAGAGCTGAGCTAGGAATGTGAAGAAGTCAGAAGTCAGCCGAAGACGGCGCTCGGAATGCGCGATGGCCCGCCAATAATTACTCATTACTTCATTAAGGCTGGAAGGCAAGGGGGATAGGGACATTGGGGATGGGGTTGCATTGAGAAAAGCTTCTCATATAGGGTTCTGAGTTATTGGacacagaaaaagaaagcattACAGGCAGAGAAACAGTCGACAGTACACTACACCGTCCTAGGGAAACGCATATTGGCTCCCGCAGATTCATGCCCGCGCCGTCCCGTCAAGGTTCGGGGTGCATGGGGGCGATCGATATTCGATAATAATACAGGCCGTATCCACGGTTGCTGCAAGGAGTTTCCAAGATGCATCATCCAGTGGGCCGCTATTACGTCCCATTCCCCGCTTGATCAGGACTCAGGAGCCTGCGGGGAGTTATCCGAGCCTGTTCTGTATCTGTAAACTGGCTCTAACGCCGGGCTTGCCAGGCCAACCGGTGCAGCAGGGGCTACAAGCTACGTACGGGCTGTACAGGTAGACGGCGTTATCCCGCAGCTCCAGTGTAACGTGGAGACGACGAATGGACCAGCAGGCTAATTTGTTCGGGTGTGACGAGGTTCGGTTATCCGAAATTTGACTCAGGCTTGTCATACCTTGATAGACATAGCGACAATCTTAAGATGGGGGGGGGTAGTAGCAGTGATCTCCCTCCACTTGGACCGTGCTCAGGTGGATTGAATTGGGGGAGGCGCCGGAATGCAGAGGGCGATCCATCGCTTCCGTCTGTGCCGTTTGTGTCCTCTTGCAGCCTGGGGAGGGG
This region of Aspergillus puulaauensis MK2 DNA, chromosome 5, nearly complete sequence genomic DNA includes:
- a CDS encoding putative mitochondrial 2-oxodicarboxylate carrier protein (BUSCO:EOG09263A5D;~COG:C;~EggNog:ENOG410PGWQ;~InterPro:IPR018108,IPR023395,IPR002067;~PFAM:PF00153;~TransMembrane:2 (o12-33i278-299o);~go_process: GO:0055085 - transmembrane transport [Evidence IEA]) → MSSGNAQAPLPFGYQFVAGAVAGVSEILVMYPLDVVKTRVQLQQGAGAAGEEGYNGMFDCFRKIIRNEGASRLYRGISAPILMEAPKRATKFAANDSWGAFYRNLFGVEKQNQSLAILTGATAGATESFVVVPFELVKIRLQDRASAGKYNGMLDVVRKIVAAEGPLALYNGLESTLWRHILWNSGYFGCIFQVRAQIPAPEPGNKAQQTRNDLIAGSIGGTAGTILNTPMDVVKSRIQNSPKVAGQTPKYNWAWPAVATVMKEEGFAALYKGFTPKVLRLGPGGGILLVVFTGVMDFFRKMRGEAV
- a CDS encoding basic helix-loop-helix domain-containing protein (COG:K;~EggNog:ENOG410PIT3;~InterPro:IPR011598,IPR036638;~PFAM:PF00010;~go_function: GO:0046983 - protein dimerization activity [Evidence IEA]), whose translation is MTEARMFIKTEPDEPNSDQNPFMMSQSGYSMHNQFGNPNEGIDPSDLTMQNGGFMGNFGFGNQQNMSSSFNFGNSGIDTDELLDLEINGQNGVQQNYMQDHPSSAGIAMSHPSQMSQMYSNTPEGGPIHSPFMQSSFNYDHFRGVNQGQLNSSHIQSAGSHLEQSYLNGKARPSMQAMDRASMDARSPMTPKTPAMGGLALGTPESGSFPSQPIRTGLQHRHQKTLSNQWDGTPGSAQSYAESPISSPGHPSHHAAAISEILKSGKHASLPAKVDAHLPGGGQDMESQEAKRRRRRASHNLVERRRRDNINERIQDLSHLVPQHRLEDDKVRKQLVNNSTLPGPGGTPNAATSLLAGGTGRRAAGNITMGLPIEEKEKGPNKGDILNGAVGWTRDLMWALHVKIQQEAELAELISSLGGTWPFEQTEEEKRMRTEILDAIEKNDPSSFQYSRAPGSGLRVPKHTNIAGDASSNGALSPQSLSPPFSGSNNAGQAQYWNTSGHAGMSFKEEDEYVMEMN
- a CDS encoding putative GPI anchored protein (COG:S;~EggNog:ENOG410PP9T;~SECRETED:SignalP(1-19)) — encoded protein: MLFTPLLIGAASIAARVSANTESNQQRNGEPQAVSPKKPVGIRKMSNDSGEKFFMHYWHFEEDDNVANTTDAQDNTSHTEIERSSILPREYYFQPPLFEHSAPLAPRDFQCPAGTEACTSIDRSDICCGTDETCVPVEDTGSGDVGCCPAGQDCSGTIGSCWEGYTTCPSSLGGGCCFPGYECVDGGCSHVVTVTLTFSSTTLTTTSTETISATSTTSTTTSEPTTTSSTSSTGDLSPPDRPTSSTTSTSSETESSCPTGFYACSAVYHGGCCQTGRDCDTTSCPAVPSTTIVSNGQTIVAAEPTSTADDSEESGPKECASGWFSCADTVGGGCCPTGYACGSSCTAVPTASTTGTVDKVAPTVESMAGVVRVNWALWAMLTAMML